Below is a window of Candidatus Acidiferrales bacterium DNA.
GAAAGCTTTTCGAGACGCCTATAGGCTTTAAGCACATCTGCGAGCTGATGCTCGAGCGCGACATCTTGCTCGGGGGCGAGGAAAGCGGCGGGCTCGCGACGAAACTTCATGTGCCGGAGCGTGACGCCACGGTGAGCGCGCTGCTGCTGGCCGAAGTGATGGCATGGCATGGAAAGCGGCTGGGCGAACTGCTGAAGATGTTGCACGACGAATTCGGCGAGCATCACTACGGGCGAGTGGATCTGGAATTGAGCGCAGGGCAGAAGGAAAAAGCGATCGCGCACTATGGATCGGAGAAAGTGAAACAGTTGCTCGAGTGGCCGGTCGAAAAACGCGAAGATCTGGACGGAGAAAAACTTTATCTGGGCGGAGCCGGTTGGGTGCTGCTGCGCGCGTCGGGAACAGAACGAATGCTTCGCGTATACGCGGAGACTACGCACGCGAAAACCACCGAGCGCGTTCTGAAAGAAGTGTGCGCAAAAGTTCGAAAGCTTTGACCTGCGGCAAGGCGCCCGGCGCGGGAATCACTTGGATCGAGATGTCGAACCATGGAAAAAGTGAACTTGAAAGAAAAATTTCGCCTCTTCGACGATGCGTGGAGCCCAAAAATCTTCGGTGAATTGAACGATTCTTATGTGAAAGTTGTGAAGTTACGCGGCGAATTCATCTGGCACCATCATGATAACGAAGACGAATTGTTTCTGGTCGTGAATGGCCGGTTGCGGATGCGCTTTTGCGACGGAGACGTAACGGTCAATCCGGGCGAGTTCATCATCGTGCCTCGTGGCGTCGAGCACATGCCGGTTGCAGACGAAGAGTGCCAGATTGTGTTGCTCGAGCCCAAGACGACACTGAA
It encodes the following:
- a CDS encoding cupin domain-containing protein; translated protein: MEKVNLKEKFRLFDDAWSPKIFGELNDSYVKVVKLRGEFIWHHHDNEDELFLVVNGRLRMRFCDGDVTVNPGEFIIVPRGVEHMPVADEECQIVLLEPKTTLNTGHVQNERTVAELERI